The following nucleotide sequence is from Oreochromis niloticus isolate F11D_XX linkage group LG9, O_niloticus_UMD_NMBU, whole genome shotgun sequence.
tagttatgctgcaatagacgtaggcagccggggattcccatgatgcgttgagtttttcctttccagtcacctttctcactcactatgtgttaatagacctctctgcatcgaatcatatctgttattaatctctgtctctcttccacagcatgactttatcctgttttccttctttcaccccaaccggtcgcagcagatggccgcccctccctgagcctggttctgccagaggtttcttcctgttaaaagggagtttttccttcccactgtcaccaaagtgcttgctcatagggggtcatatgattgttgggtttttctctgtatttattattgtgctatctactgtacaatataaagcgccttgaggcgacttttgttgtgatttggcgctatataaataaaattgaattgaattgatttgaattgaatgaaCATCACCTTGTTCAAAGAACAAAACCAACACAATGCATGAACTTACAACCTATTACATACCTCCAAATCAGTGTGACTTCTGTTGTTGCCTTTGAGAGACCAGTTCAGATATGAATGGCTTCACCTTGGCAAGTGCCACTCTCATGTCATTTTCACAGAAAAGTctgttccttttctttgtttttatgtccAGCATCGTCGAAAAGGATTGCTCGCAAAGATATGTTGTAACAAATGGTATAGAAACATACAGGGCTTTCTTAGCAATAATTGGATACTTGTCCATTTGTCGACACCAAAACGTTGAAAGCGTTGTTGTTCTGAAGAGTTGCTGTTGAACCTGGCTCTGCTGAATTTCAATGATTTCGTCAAGGTATTCATCATTGACATCTGCTGTCTCAACAGCAAACGTGAATGGCTGTCTCACCCATGCTGGATATGACTCTCTTGTAGGGAAATATCTGTCAAGAGACTTTGCAAGCTCATCTAAGTGCGTTGCAATTGTTTGCTTCAGTTCCGTGGATACAGGAATATCTCCGATTCCAGACACATCTTCGATCTTACTTACACAGTTGTCCAAAAGAGGGAAGTTTGTGAAGTTGTTGTTCTCTGTTCGTCGTTTCCATAACATTAGCTTTTTTTGAAAAGCCTTCAGGTGTTCTTCCGCTTCTATGATATTGACTCCACCACCCTGCATCTGCTGATTGAGATGATTGAGAGCTGCGAATATATCAGCCATGTACGCTAAAATGAGAATGAACTCAGGATTTTTGAAGCAATCTGCATGACAGTGTTGGTGGTCTTGCAAAAACAGGGCTAATTCCACACGCATGGCAAGAACACGATTCAGCACCTGTCCCCGGGATAACCACTGAACATTAGAATGGTACAGAAGTACCTCGAATTCAGAGCCCATTTCTTTACACAGCTCACTGAAGATGCGGTGCCTCAGAGCACTATTTCGCACATAGTTCACACATTCCACCACAGTTTTTAATACTTCTGCCATTTTTGGAGGCAAGGTTTTTGTTGCCAATGCATGCCTGTGCAAAATACAATGAGTCACAATGATGTGTGGTGCATCGGCTTTTACTAGCACACCAAAACCAGAGTTTTTTCCCAGCATGACTGGAGCTCCGTCCGTACAAACTGCAGAAACCATGTCCCATGAAAGATTGTTGTctctgaagaagaagaatccACAAGCTTCTTCATATCGGCTGCCTTCGTTGTTGTTGTAAGAggcttacaaaataaaaaatcttcTTTTATCATGTCATCTTTCACATAGCGCACAAAAACAGTAAGCTGGCTTAGATTAGCAACATCTGCGCTCTCATTGAGTTGAAGGCTGAATTTTGAATCAGATCGGCGACTACTTGAGCCAAGATGTCTTTACTCATGTCTTCTATTCTGTCGCTGACGGTGTCATTTGAAAGAGGAATTTGGGATAATTTACCTTCGGCCGCTGTTCCGAGTATCAGATTTGCCATCTTTAACGCAGCTGGTTTCACGAGTGTTTCACCAATGGTGTGTGGCTTGCCCTGCTTTGCGATCAGGTAAGCAACTTCGTACGATGCTGTGAGGATCGGTTTGTTAACGAGTACAAATCCAAGAGCAGGCAGAGTGGGCCTTTCATCAAATCTGGCTCTCTTCACCTTGAATTCAGCAAGTGTTGTCTCCATGCAGCTTCAAGAAGTGTTCCTTTAGTTTTGCCGGTGCGAGACTAGAGTTGCTCAACTTGGCATTGCAAATCATGCAGATAGGACGCTCACTCCCATCATGTTCCATGATACATGTGAATCCATATTGTACATATTCGTCCGACCACTTTCTTCTTTTAGCCGACATAGTTAGTATGGATtaaaatgttagaaaaaatcACACGAAGTACTACCACAACATTCACATGTTGACTACTGCGCGCACTACATTCCCCGCAGCGCTGATTGGCCAACCAGTGTAACATGATCATCTGCAGCCAGTGATGGCCAGAAGGGGGCGTGTCATCACAAATTTACACGATAATTCGGGTGTGTCTGGACCTCTGCGACATCCGTGGTGGAGGCTCTGCCGAACCCCtagggttcgatcgaacccaggttaagaaccactgatatagagagacgagacgacgaggctccagttacagcagtgcaagtaaacaaacaataaatatttaagagtaaaaaaataaatatacactttaggactcggggtaaagggatcaataacaatttaaaatgtatattttatattttgctgatttaaagtctcacacacaacccgtttttaaagtttaaaaaaaaagagaaaagaagaggaggagtgtagcgacttccacagtcgctagaggccggggactgagcctgccgatttgcctgacgcgctgtcaactttacgcaataTTGCGAGAGGTgaaattgcttgcttgtttattaaagtgcttgaaaagtttacagagcaatgtgatcggctTGCGATTCAAcctcttaaaacatcacaggctctaatgcaacaaggggaaactcgttgtgctgcggtcaacaaaaactacggctacccagccctgctctgtcaaaatcaaaccagtgaaagacagactgacaacgccctcttaatgtcgccgctagcacccacgtgactcccgttacatatcaccatagcaaccaaacaaatgaaaacccagtgaccattaaaattcaatacatttaattatcgctcctacaaggagaaacgagcaaaagatacaggtaagcagatgtgtcattggataatggcaggtcatgtatcctaaaacattaggaatcagaatactttcttaatccctaaggaaattatgtgggttacagttcctccaagaagaaatggtaaaaatagtaacagtaacagactaaactccaagcaatatatacaataatataatattaattagtcagtatcaattgttgatttgtcctgttctcattgtatgacgaattatgtcTGTTTAGTAGCTGTTTGCATacaatgcatactctctctctcttcgtgtgtgtgtgtgtggggggggggcagaggggtgttcgcccagggcgccaaacaggctaggaccgccactgggaccacgcttgatatttggggaactCGACGGCgctttggagtatgcatttgaagtacacttcgaattgggacagccgtcgtcgcgtggcggtgacgtaatcgcacttaaaatgcgtacttcaagcgtgcagaccctgaattgggacacaacCAATGAGTTCCGCCcccagcgagagagagaaaaacagtaaCACTGCTGATCATCTTCATGTTGGTCCACCGGGCCGTGACATTCAGCAACACGAATATGGAAGTGTAAAGAGTGTGAGGCACAAGAGACTACAAGATCTCAGTTATTGAAGCACTACAGGTTAAACCATGGCCACTTTTGCCGCAGACACGCTTATCCATGCACATATTTAAATTGTCCGTGCACTCGAAGTCACCTATGTAGATCACATGTTGATCAGACATTGCAGAGACCAGTAGACTGCTGGTGAGGTGATTGAAGACAAGCTGTTTGAATGAAGAGTTTGACAAgaaactgcaggaaaacagaGGAGTAGTAAAAGACTGTTTAGTGTAACCTTGAAATGGAACCGCAGAACACTTGGACAACGGTTTTTGTCCCCAATCATCAACAGAACTGGAATATTTTGGATCCACACATAGAACTACCTTCCAAACCGTCTTTGGAAATGATGTCTGAATATGTTTTAGCAGACTTTCAAAGTGTTCATATGAGGTTTTCATTCCATGTTGGTCAGcgaagggggaaaaataaaaatggagatTGTAACAAAGATTGGCATGAAAGAGGGGGAAATAAGAGATGTCAGAAGGGGTGTGTACcataaataaagaaggaaaatgtGTATTGATAATCAGAGGGTTGAATATCTGTGTTTCATTGGTAATAAATATTTGTTCCACAAAACTAAAGTGAGGTAATTTGAATTTACTTATGTACACTGTGTGGAAATTGCTGACATGTCCTGGTTTAGTAAATCAATTTAAAACTTTTACGGTTATACCAGTTAAAACAAGTTAAGTGAAATAAAATCCAGTGATTTGCCACACACACTAATTTAAGTCAGTTAAGTTGGAGCTGCAAGTATTTTTTGATTGGTTTTATTAAATACAGTTAACCTACTTATGTAAATAGAACTTAATAAAGTATAATGACATGTTTTCATCTCTGaaaattttcattcatttcattttcatctcAATCGACAAATTCAAGCATTTTTGGAGTCACTTTAATTAGGTGAACACAGACCTATTACTTAAATCAAAGTTGACCAGATGAGTTTGGAATTACCTGATTTGCTTATGTGAGTTACAGTTTATAATCATTTAGAATTATGCAGAGCAAAAATCAGCTTAGTGGAAATTGTTGACATAACTGTATTAAGTAAATTGAACAGATTCTTTTTTTGAGTAGATCCTGTGATTGGTTTGAACATTCaagaatatcccatttctttgctTTGGGATATTTTGGGCTTTCTTGCAGCCAACCAACCAAACTGAATCTCTGAATTCGAGCAGAGATTGTAGTACTGCACTGCGCACTTCTGAATTCATTCTGCTGCtcctatcagcagtcacatcatctgAGGGGAACCAGTGACCTGATTCCACTGCaggcatagctggactggccatcgggcataccgggcatgtgcccggtgggccgatggtgatttttcgtttttatgggccgaaggttttctttctttttctttttttcgtttttttccccgtaacggtataaacactgaa
It contains:
- the LOC106098166 gene encoding protein ZBED8-like, which gives rise to MVSAVCTDGAPVMLGKNSGFGVLVKADAPHIIVTHCILHRHALATKTLPPKMAEVLKTVVECVNYVRNSALRHRIFSELCKEMGSEFEVLLYHSNVQWLSRGQVLNRVLAMRVELALFLQDHQHCHADCFKNPEFILILAYMADIFAALNHLNQQMQGGGVNIIEAEEHLKAFQKKLMLWKRRTENNNFTNFPLLDNCVSKIEDVSGIGDIPVSTELKQTIATHLDELAKSLDRYFPTRESYPAWVRQPFTFAVETADVNDEYLDEIIEIQQSQVQQQLFRTTTLSTFWCRQMDKYPIIAKKALYVSIPFVTTYLCEQSFSTMLDIKTKKRNRLFCENDMRVALAKVKPFISELVSQRQQQKSH